AGCACGGACCCTTCAGCAAGCGGACCGACCTCAAGAAAGTGCCGCGGTTGGGCGCCAAGGCGTTCGAACAGTGCGCGGGATTCCTGAGGATCACCGGCGGAGCCGAGCCGCTGGACGCCTCAAGCGTGCACCCGGAGTCCTACGCCGTGGCGAGGAAGATCCTCGTTGCCGCCGGTTCCGCCCCAGCCTCGTCCCTGGACCCGCAGAAGTTCGTCGACGGCACGTTCGGCCTGCCCACCGTCAAGGACATCCTCGCTGAACTGGACAAGCCTGGCCGCGACCCCCGGCCCGCCTTTGCCGCCGCCACGTTCTCCGAAGGCGTTGAGAAGATCTCGGACCTGGTGCCGGGCATGATTCTCGAAGGAACGGTAACCAACGTTGCGGCATTTGGGGCGTTCGTGGACGTTGGAGTCCACCAGGACGGACTGGTCCACGTTTCCGCCCTGTCCAACCGCTTTGTGTCCGATCCGCGCGAGGTGGTGAAGTCCGGCCAGGTGGTCCGGGTGAAGGTACTTGAGGCGGATCCGGAGCGGAAGCGGATTTCGCTCACGTTGAGGCTCGACGACGAACCCGCCGGCGGCGGCGCAAGTTCAGGCCGGCGCGATTCAGGTTCCGGTCGGCGCGATTCTGGGAGCCGAACGACCGAGCGTGCCGGGCGTCCGGACCGCCAACAGCAGGGGAAGCAGGGATCCGGCACGTCCGGTGGGAGTGTCAGGTCGAGCCCCGCATCCCAACCCGTCAACACGGCCATGGCCGAGGCACTTCGAAAGGCCGGCCTGGGCAAGTAGTCCACCAGGTCTTTTGGCGGTGACGGCTTTTCTGCAAGGGTGGGGTATGACCTATTTCCTGGAGTACACCGTTCCCGTTGCCCCCGGCGATGCCGAGTTCGAGTTCCCCAACGATGAGATCAACCCCGGCACCACGGTTCCGCTGACCCAGACGGACGCCGACGTGGTGCACACACCGGTTCTCCCGGCCCGCACCGGAATCGTCGGCGCAACCGTGCCCGAGGCGAAGCTCGAGGCCGAACAGCTGATTACCCACAGCCGCGCCTCGGAAGCATCCCTCTACTTCGATCCCTCTGACTCCCTCCAGGCAGGCGTGGGTACCTTGGTGAGCACGTTCAGCGAAGGCCAGGGCTGGCAGGACGTCCAGGACGCGGGTCTTTAGCCGGCGCTCTCCAGCGTGCGCGGCCTGCCGAACCTTGTCCGGACCCCCGGGGAGTAAAGGGCGGACTCTGGCGGACCGCTGACACTGATCCCGGCGGCTCCTACCAACCCATCGCTGAGCTGGTGGACCTCAGCGCCGAAGAGCGGCCACTCGTGGTGCGTGTTCGGAACATAGATGGTTCTGCCGTGGAAGCGGCCATGCATGCCGTATCTGGCGGTGAGGAAGATGGATAAAGGGTCGGCTGCCGCGGTGTGCAGCTTGGGGATGACCCCAAAGTTGCTGCGGGCGGCAGTGGCGCCCAGCCGGCGCACCGAGTAACCAACGGCGGATCCATTCCGGCCGCCGGGTGTTCCAGCCGCGCCGGTGGCGTGCTGCCGTTCCCCGCCGTTCCCCGGAAAGGGCGGCCATTGCCGGATGCGCGACCACACGTAAGGAATCCCGGCAGCCCGGGTCGCCAGGACAACGGGCAGCCGGTCTGCATCCAGGCTCAGGAACACCACTCCGCGGGTGCCGTCCGGCTCGCGGGAGTAAAGCCGGACGTTCACCTCGTTGAAGCTTCCCAGATACGGGATGCCGGGGCCTCGCCCAAGCGCTGCCTGCTCCATGCGAAAGCCGATCAGGCCAACCCAGGAACTACCGTCGAACACATCGGGTTGGACTCCCTCCGGCATGAACGCGGCGGCGGCAGCCTCCGGAATGCGCCAGTGAAGGAAGACGGCATCAAGCCACCGCTGGTCGGAAAATACCGGCCTGGGAAGTGCCGGCGGCCGCGGCCACACTCCCGCGGTATTCAGGTTTCCGGTCAAGCTCCCACTCCTTCGCTCGGTCCAGGTGGCGAAGCTCCTGGTTTCCGCTATGCAGTTCTCAGTTCAGCGGGCGTGTGTCTTCGGGAAGCTGGCCACCGGCGAGAAGTTTGGCAGCTGTGTCAGCCAGGGCTGTCAGCGCCACCCGCTGGGTCCAGGGACCGTATGAAATGCGGGCCACGCCCAGTTCCTGCAGCTTCGCCGGGGGCAGGGACCCGGGCACGTTAATGACCGAGACCTTGTTCCAGCCGATGCCTTCCACCAGGGCCGTGACCGTGGGCTCGTCCAAAAGGCCCGGGACGAAGACCGTGGTGGCACCGACGTCCAGGAAGGCCTTGCCGCGTGCGATGGCATCCGCAAGAACGTCTTCAGGGTCCCGGTCCTTGCCCTTGAGGAAGGCGTCGGTCCGCGCGTTCAGGACGAAGTCAATTCCCTCTGCAGCGCCGGCATGCACAACGGCTGCCATCTGGTTCACCGCGTCCTCGAGCGGGCGCATCTGGTCCTCGATATTGGCGCCAACAATTCCGACTCCGATGGCCTTGCGGGTTGTCTCCCCAGGGTTCCCGTAGCCGGACTCAAGGTCAGCGCTGACCGGCAGGTGGGTGGCGGCCGCGATGCGGCCCACAAAGCTGATCATCTCGTCGACGGGAATGTTCTCGCCGTCCTCGTAGCCCAGCGTGGCGGCGATCGAGTGGCTTGCCGTTGCCAGGGCCGTGGTTCCCGGGATGTCCGTGATGACTTTGGCTGTGATGGCATCCCACACGTTGACCACTTGGAGGATCTCAGGGGCCTGGTGGAGGCGGAGAAGTTCGGAGGCTTTTGCGCTGCTGTTTTCGGTCATGGGTGAAGCCTAACGGACAGTC
This region of Arthrobacter sp. DNA4 genomic DNA includes:
- a CDS encoding YqjF family protein, encoding MTGNLNTAGVWPRPPALPRPVFSDQRWLDAVFLHWRIPEAAAAAFMPEGVQPDVFDGSSWVGLIGFRMEQAALGRGPGIPYLGSFNEVNVRLYSREPDGTRGVVFLSLDADRLPVVLATRAAGIPYVWSRIRQWPPFPGNGGERQHATGAAGTPGGRNGSAVGYSVRRLGATAARSNFGVIPKLHTAAADPLSIFLTARYGMHGRFHGRTIYVPNTHHEWPLFGAEVHQLSDGLVGAAGISVSGPPESALYSPGVRTRFGRPRTLESAG
- a CDS encoding isocitrate lyase/phosphoenolpyruvate mutase family protein, producing MTENSSAKASELLRLHQAPEILQVVNVWDAITAKVITDIPGTTALATASHSIAATLGYEDGENIPVDEMISFVGRIAAATHLPVSADLESGYGNPGETTRKAIGVGIVGANIEDQMRPLEDAVNQMAAVVHAGAAEGIDFVLNARTDAFLKGKDRDPEDVLADAIARGKAFLDVGATTVFVPGLLDEPTVTALVEGIGWNKVSVINVPGSLPPAKLQELGVARISYGPWTQRVALTALADTAAKLLAGGQLPEDTRPLN